In the Piscinibacter sp. XHJ-5 genome, one interval contains:
- a CDS encoding DUF4150 domain-containing protein: MSKNVYANGREVSAGKDANRSLGAMPDVCLSPPPPPAGPVPIPYPNFSAASDTDDGTRSVKIGGEEVGMKNSSTYKKSDGDQAATKSFGMGVVTHTLEGKTVFSAWSFDVKFEGANAVRQMDLTLHNNR, encoded by the coding sequence ATGAGCAAGAACGTCTACGCCAACGGGCGCGAGGTCTCGGCCGGCAAGGATGCCAACCGGTCGCTCGGCGCGATGCCCGACGTGTGCCTGTCGCCCCCTCCTCCGCCGGCGGGCCCCGTTCCGATTCCCTATCCCAACTTCTCCGCCGCGTCCGACACCGACGACGGGACACGCAGCGTGAAGATCGGAGGCGAGGAAGTCGGCATGAAGAACAGCTCGACCTACAAGAAGAGCGACGGCGACCAGGCGGCGACCAAGTCGTTCGGCATGGGGGTGGTGACGCACACGCTCGAGGGGAAAACGGTGTTCTCGGCGTGGTCGTTCGATGTCAAGTTCGAGGGCGCGAACGCGGTGCGCCAGATGGACCTGACACTGCACAACAACCGGTAG
- a CDS encoding DUF2169 domain-containing protein — MRFTNGTGLPANWTMGFQRDGRELLVVVVKATYAMPEPGAEAVLGAEQSALVEADQFTAAPGTSAPLYETDYAHVKPACDVLLIGSAHAPPGRAVRRTVVRLRVGERVKQFAAVGDRHWRRTFGRVTASDPEPFERVGLTYDLAFGGTDDTEQAEGRADTCDSNPVGRGFWRHADRIEGRPLPNTEELDRPVSDPQGRYVPMAFSPVGRSWMPRRLYAGTYDDQWIRTTAPLWPSDFDERYFQAAPADQTIPYPQGGEEIELRNLTPDGHRVFRLPQVAMPVRFIPHRGRDISRPARLDTIVLEPDRQRFTLTWRVSLALGRSVFDVKETLIGDERRVSRERRFPGKTYYRSLAEAVSARRGSR; from the coding sequence ATGAGATTCACCAACGGCACGGGACTGCCCGCGAACTGGACGATGGGATTCCAGCGCGACGGGCGCGAACTGCTCGTGGTTGTCGTGAAGGCCACCTATGCCATGCCCGAACCGGGTGCCGAGGCCGTACTCGGGGCGGAGCAGAGTGCGCTGGTGGAAGCCGATCAGTTCACCGCGGCGCCCGGCACGTCGGCACCGCTTTACGAGACGGACTATGCCCACGTCAAGCCGGCCTGCGACGTGCTGCTGATCGGTAGCGCGCATGCGCCGCCGGGACGTGCGGTGCGGCGCACCGTGGTGCGATTGCGCGTGGGCGAGCGGGTGAAGCAGTTCGCGGCCGTCGGCGATCGTCATTGGCGGCGCACCTTCGGCCGGGTCACCGCCTCGGACCCCGAGCCCTTCGAGCGGGTCGGGCTGACGTATGACCTCGCCTTCGGCGGCACCGACGACACCGAGCAGGCCGAGGGTCGCGCCGACACCTGCGATTCCAACCCGGTGGGCCGCGGTTTCTGGCGCCACGCCGACCGCATCGAGGGACGCCCGCTGCCCAATACCGAGGAACTGGACCGGCCGGTCAGCGACCCGCAGGGAAGATATGTGCCGATGGCGTTCTCCCCGGTGGGCCGCAGCTGGATGCCGCGCCGCCTGTACGCTGGAACCTACGACGACCAGTGGATCAGGACCACCGCGCCGCTGTGGCCGTCCGATTTCGACGAGCGCTACTTCCAGGCGGCGCCGGCAGACCAGACCATCCCCTACCCGCAAGGCGGCGAGGAAATCGAGTTGCGCAACCTGACACCCGACGGCCATCGCGTCTTCCGCCTGCCGCAGGTGGCCATGCCGGTCCGCTTCATTCCGCATCGCGGGCGCGACATCAGCCGGCCTGCCCGGCTGGACACCATCGTGCTCGAGCCCGATCGCCAGCGCTTCACCCTCACGTGGCGCGTGTCGCTCGCTCTCGGACGCAGCGTGTTCGACGTGAAGGAAACGCTGATCGGGGACGAACGGCGCGTCAGTCGCGAGCGGCGCTTTCCGGGCAAGACCTACTACCGCAGTCTCGCCGAGGCGGTAAGCGCGCGCCGGGGGTCTCGATGA
- a CDS encoding TIGR02270 family protein has protein sequence MSRPAPSPPEPGFRPADISALVHRRVVAEHAGEASFLYHLRERAVVAPHYALKHLARLDARLLAHLRGLQVAADAGWAAARQRLGDDDVGAVFVAAWLAFSGRDDERTTSMVQLCLADARFEPALAAALNWLDEPVRGAVLDALSASGSSSLRRMALSAASHHRCVRPAVVRRALEDADAALRAQALRCIGETKQEGLMPLAVDAMRDADPACRFWAAWSVALSGQPQGARHAFDEAATLPSLSHPALDIAMRCGERQWAMQTVRSLAASDRTRRGALRAAGAFGDPAAVPWLIELMESPDARLAGEAFSAITGADLRYLDLDRDPPAGASADAADDDPDDDLPWPAVAAVRAFWCDAAPRYVPGQRWIGGRPVSSDAAARVLREGFQRQRRGAAVELAAHSRSAVVFSVEARADRQRRWLAS, from the coding sequence TTGAGCCGCCCTGCACCGAGCCCGCCGGAACCGGGCTTCCGCCCGGCCGACATCTCTGCACTGGTGCACCGGCGGGTGGTGGCCGAGCATGCCGGCGAAGCGTCATTTCTGTATCACCTTCGCGAGCGCGCCGTCGTGGCACCGCACTATGCGCTGAAGCACCTGGCCCGCCTCGATGCCCGCCTGCTCGCGCACTTGCGCGGCCTCCAGGTGGCCGCGGACGCCGGCTGGGCCGCGGCGCGCCAGCGACTGGGCGACGACGACGTCGGGGCGGTCTTCGTGGCAGCCTGGCTGGCGTTTTCGGGACGCGACGACGAGCGCACGACATCGATGGTGCAGCTGTGCCTGGCCGACGCGCGCTTCGAACCGGCCCTCGCGGCGGCATTGAACTGGCTGGACGAGCCTGTCCGGGGCGCGGTGCTCGACGCGCTTTCGGCGTCCGGGTCGAGCAGCCTGCGCCGAATGGCGTTGAGCGCCGCCAGCCACCATCGTTGCGTGCGGCCGGCTGTCGTGCGGCGTGCGCTGGAAGACGCCGATGCCGCGTTGCGTGCGCAGGCCCTGCGCTGCATCGGCGAGACGAAGCAGGAAGGCCTGATGCCGCTCGCGGTCGACGCGATGCGCGATGCGGATCCGGCATGCCGGTTCTGGGCCGCGTGGTCGGTGGCATTGTCGGGACAGCCGCAAGGCGCGCGCCATGCCTTCGATGAGGCTGCCACGCTGCCGTCGCTGAGTCACCCTGCGCTCGACATCGCCATGCGCTGCGGCGAGCGGCAGTGGGCCATGCAAACCGTGCGCTCGCTCGCGGCTTCCGACCGAACGCGGCGCGGCGCGTTGCGCGCTGCCGGTGCGTTCGGCGATCCGGCCGCCGTACCCTGGCTGATCGAGCTGATGGAGTCACCCGATGCCCGTCTCGCCGGTGAAGCGTTCTCCGCGATCACGGGCGCCGACCTACGGTACCTGGACCTCGATCGTGATCCGCCTGCAGGCGCTTCGGCCGATGCGGCCGATGATGATCCCGACGACGACTTGCCCTGGCCCGCGGTCGCGGCCGTGCGTGCCTTCTGGTGCGACGCCGCACCACGCTACGTGCCGGGACAGCGCTGGATCGGCGGACGGCCCGTGTCGAGCGATGCCGCCGCCCGCGTGCTGCGAGAAGGATTCCAGCGGCAACGCCGCGGTGCGGCAGTCGAGCTGGCGGCGCACAGCCGTTCGGCTGTGGTGTTCTCGGTCGAGGCGCGTGCTGACCGTCAGCGCAGGTGGTTGGCGTCATGA
- a CDS encoding DUF6484 domain-containing protein: MKPSDLPASATSHLNGRAGASALVVGELLALADRGRIAIVMHSPGVEQAALRAESVVDLHAAHVGREVLLGFVDGDARRPVVLGVLAPRGWPLEHPPGQVQVDADGERMIVSAEHQLVLRCGKSSLTLHSDGRVEIRGETVLTQAAGANRIRGGSVQLN, from the coding sequence ATGAAACCCAGCGATCTGCCTGCTTCGGCCACATCCCACCTGAACGGCCGCGCCGGTGCGAGCGCCCTGGTCGTCGGCGAGCTGTTGGCGCTGGCTGACCGGGGCAGGATTGCGATCGTCATGCACTCCCCAGGCGTGGAGCAGGCTGCGCTGCGCGCGGAGTCGGTGGTCGATCTGCATGCGGCGCACGTCGGCCGAGAGGTCCTGCTCGGGTTCGTCGACGGCGATGCGCGGCGTCCGGTCGTGCTGGGCGTGCTGGCGCCGCGGGGCTGGCCGCTCGAACATCCGCCTGGCCAGGTGCAGGTGGACGCCGATGGCGAACGCATGATCGTGAGTGCCGAGCACCAGCTGGTCCTGCGCTGCGGCAAGTCGTCGCTGACGCTTCACAGCGATGGCCGCGTCGAGATTCGCGGCGAAACGGTGCTCACGCAGGCCGCGGGCGCCAATCGCATCAGGGGCGGTTCGGTGCAGCTCAATTGA